A window of Leptotrichia wadei contains these coding sequences:
- a CDS encoding MATE family efflux transporter, with the protein MKKFNFSVDLINDNILKSLLIFSIPILVSNIFQQLYNMADIAIVGHTLGDNSLAAIGASAAIFELIFGFALGIGNGLSMVTARNYGANNKNLLKKSVAGSIVIGIWITVGVMILSRFILMPLLKVLHTPENIIKEAFEYINIITMFIGVTFSYNLSSGLLRAIGNSFMSLVFLVIASILNIFLDIYFITSLKMGIGGAAIATVIAQAISVILSIIYIYVKEPILIPRKKHFRFDKKLYKELLGQGLSMGFMIAIVLMGTLILQYAINGFGYLIIAGHTSARKLMGFCNIPLTTIALALATFVSQNKGANKVDRIRKGVFYANMMDIVFAIGITIFVYLFSKNMIHMMSGSESEIVLHNGSTYLKIASPFFTILGILFNLRYALQALGEKLIPLVSSIIEFFGKIIFVIFIVPKLGYFGVMICEPLIWIVMVGQLGIAFYGNGYIRKMK; encoded by the coding sequence ATGAAAAAATTTAATTTTTCGGTTGATTTGATAAATGATAATATTTTGAAGTCGCTTCTGATTTTTTCGATACCCATACTTGTGTCAAATATTTTTCAGCAGCTTTACAATATGGCGGATATTGCCATTGTGGGGCATACTTTGGGAGATAATTCGCTTGCGGCTATTGGGGCTTCGGCAGCTATTTTTGAGCTGATTTTTGGATTTGCGTTGGGAATCGGAAACGGACTTAGTATGGTTACGGCTAGAAATTATGGGGCGAATAATAAGAATCTTTTGAAAAAGTCTGTAGCTGGTTCAATTGTTATTGGAATCTGGATTACTGTGGGAGTAATGATTTTATCACGGTTTATTCTTATGCCGTTGCTAAAAGTCTTGCATACGCCTGAAAATATTATAAAAGAAGCATTTGAATATATAAACATAATAACAATGTTTATTGGCGTAACTTTTTCCTATAACTTGTCGTCAGGACTTTTACGTGCAATCGGAAACAGCTTTATGTCGCTCGTATTTTTGGTAATTGCTTCAATTTTAAATATTTTTCTTGATATTTATTTCATAACTTCCCTTAAAATGGGAATTGGCGGAGCTGCGATTGCAACAGTTATTGCACAGGCAATTTCGGTTATCCTGAGTATTATCTACATTTACGTAAAAGAACCGATTTTAATTCCTAGAAAAAAACATTTCAGATTTGATAAAAAATTGTACAAGGAACTGCTTGGACAGGGACTTTCTATGGGATTTATGATTGCAATTGTACTTATGGGAACGCTGATTTTGCAGTATGCGATAAATGGGTTTGGATACTTGATTATCGCTGGACATACTTCGGCAAGAAAACTTATGGGATTTTGCAACATTCCGCTAACTACAATAGCACTCGCGCTGGCAACTTTCGTTTCCCAAAATAAAGGTGCAAACAAAGTGGATAGAATCCGAAAAGGCGTATTTTACGCCAATATGATGGATATAGTTTTTGCAATCGGAATTACAATTTTTGTATATTTATTTTCCAAAAACATGATTCACATGATGTCAGGCTCCGAATCTGAAATCGTCCTCCACAACGGCTCAACCTACCTAAAAATTGCCTCCCCATTTTTCACAATACTGGGAATTCTCTTTAACTTGCGATACGCTTTACAGGCTCTCGGAGAGAAATTAATCCCTCTTGTTTCAAGTATAATCGAATTTTTTGGAAAAATAATCTTCGTAATTTTTATCGTGCCGAAATTGGGTTATTTTGGTGTAATGATTTGCGAGCCGCTGATTTGGATTGTGATGGTGGGGCAACTAGGGATTGCGTTTTATGGGAATGGGTATATTAGAAAAATGAAATAA
- a CDS encoding thiamine diphosphokinase: MEKKYVIFLNGEYKYSQEFMDKLVSENAVCFCADGGANFAFKYGKMPEVIIGDLDSVEKNVLEYYKSKNILIKKFPKDKDFTDFELILEEIRKIKKDNNYLQQVFVVGGLGKRIDMTLSNLFIMEKYKNLVFLQENEEIFYAEKSFVLKNKKECEFSIIPISEKVEKLTLKGFKFETNKIDVKRESSRLVSNVILENEASVEFENGKLIIILKNNNKNILY; this comes from the coding sequence ATGGAGAAAAAATATGTTATTTTTTTAAATGGTGAATATAAGTATTCGCAGGAATTTATGGATAAGTTAGTTTCGGAAAATGCAGTTTGCTTTTGTGCAGATGGCGGGGCAAATTTTGCATTTAAATATGGGAAAATGCCGGAAGTGATTATTGGGGATCTGGATTCGGTTGAGAAAAATGTTTTGGAATATTATAAAAGTAAGAATATTTTGATAAAAAAATTCCCAAAGGATAAGGATTTTACAGACTTTGAGTTAATTTTGGAGGAAATCCGTAAAATTAAAAAAGATAACAATTATTTGCAACAAGTATTTGTTGTTGGTGGACTTGGGAAACGAATTGACATGACTTTGAGTAACCTATTCATAATGGAAAAGTATAAAAATCTTGTTTTTTTGCAGGAAAATGAAGAAATTTTTTATGCAGAAAAATCTTTTGTCCTAAAAAATAAAAAGGAATGTGAATTTTCAATCATTCCAATCAGTGAAAAAGTTGAAAAATTAACCTTGAAAGGCTTTAAGTTTGAAACGAATAAAATCGATGTGAAAAGGGAAAGTTCCAGACTTGTGAGCAATGTTATTCTTGAAAATGAGGCTAGCGTAGAATTTGAAAATGGGAAACTGATAATTATTTTGAAAAATAATAATAAAAATATTTTATACTAA
- a CDS encoding NAD(P)H-dependent flavin oxidoreductase has protein sequence MKKNRITEILGIKYPIIQGPMAWLTDAKLVAAVNNAGGLGILGPSAGQTTMTPSPQETMERMREEIRKTRELTDKPFGVVILVDTDMRFTEPLLDMIIEEKVNVALVNGLDGTDYNGTFKRLKDAGIKIVFRPLDPTIENARMAEKLGADVYVATGFDEGGTLPGAQIGTFSIVPLIVDSVKNIPVMAAGGISDIRGVRAAFALGAEGVFLGTRFLATEEARTAQNVKELMLKTTAEDLHIFRTLPYFYRSIPTKLSAELVEMDKNGATREELFLKQGGGKNMKLGMLNGDENGYISVGLGVSFIKEIKSVKEVVNELMADFID, from the coding sequence ATGAAAAAAAATAGAATAACAGAAATTTTAGGAATCAAATATCCGATAATACAAGGGCCAATGGCATGGCTAACAGATGCTAAATTGGTAGCTGCAGTGAATAATGCTGGTGGACTAGGAATTTTAGGACCTAGTGCAGGTCAAACAACAATGACGCCTTCTCCACAGGAAACAATGGAAAGAATGAGGGAAGAAATTAGAAAAACAAGAGAATTAACTGATAAACCTTTTGGAGTTGTTATTTTAGTCGATACTGATATGAGATTTACAGAACCGTTATTAGATATGATAATTGAAGAAAAAGTTAATGTTGCATTGGTAAATGGGCTTGATGGAACGGATTATAACGGGACTTTTAAAAGATTAAAAGATGCTGGAATAAAAATTGTTTTTAGACCCTTAGACCCAACTATTGAAAATGCTAGAATGGCAGAAAAACTAGGGGCTGATGTCTATGTAGCGACTGGATTTGATGAAGGTGGAACATTACCTGGAGCACAAATTGGAACTTTTTCAATAGTACCTTTAATAGTAGATTCTGTAAAAAATATTCCTGTTATGGCTGCTGGAGGAATTTCTGATATACGTGGTGTCAGAGCTGCATTTGCACTTGGAGCTGAAGGAGTTTTTTTAGGAACTAGATTTTTAGCTACAGAAGAAGCAAGAACAGCGCAGAATGTAAAAGAACTGATGCTAAAAACAACCGCTGAAGATTTACATATTTTTAGAACATTGCCTTACTTTTACAGATCTATTCCTACAAAACTATCGGCAGAATTAGTTGAAATGGATAAAAACGGTGCTACAAGAGAAGAACTGTTCTTAAAACAGGGTGGAGGAAAAAATATGAAACTCGGAATGCTTAATGGGGATGAAAATGGATACATTTCGGTTGGTTTAGGAGTAAGTTTTATTAAGGAAATTAAATCTGTTAAAGAAGTTGTAAACGAATTAATGGCTGATTTTATTGATTAA
- a CDS encoding helix-turn-helix domain-containing protein, with product MAKAYETTEEMSNEIRMIRKTIKNKSEDIRLHAVELRGLGKKNKEIAEILDVHEKVVSKWICIFANQGIQGLMNKPKGGNHKNMTFEEEEKFLKQFEERAKKGELLNTNEIKQEYIKLVGHSIGHEQIYRVLRRHGYRKIMPRSRHPKKASNEEIEQSKKKSPIWCRKQK from the coding sequence ATGGCAAAAGCATATGAGACAACAGAAGAAATGTCGAATGAGATAAGAATGATTAGAAAAACAATAAAAAACAAAAGTGAAGATATTAGACTGCATGCAGTAGAATTAAGAGGCTTAGGAAAAAAGAATAAGGAAATAGCTGAAATTTTAGATGTCCATGAAAAAGTTGTCAGTAAATGGATATGCATATTTGCAAATCAAGGAATACAAGGATTGATGAATAAGCCAAAAGGTGGAAATCATAAAAATATGACATTTGAAGAGGAAGAGAAGTTTTTGAAGCAATTTGAGGAACGAGCAAAAAAAGGTGAACTGTTAAACACAAATGAAATAAAACAGGAATATATTAAATTAGTTGGGCATAGCATTGGACACGAACAAATATATAGAGTTCTAAGACGGCATGGCTACAGAAAAATAATGCCTAGGAGCAGACATCCAAAGAAAGCGAGCAATGAAGAGATTGAGCAGTCTAAAAAAAAATCGCCGATCTGGTGCAGAAAACAAAAATAA
- a CDS encoding IS630 family transposase, with the protein MFEDEASFGRINKPKYCWCSNKFRPCVPCHHIREYRYVFGAVEPLTGERFFLVMQNCDTNNMSVFLKELSKSYNDDIVILVCDGAVWHKSKNLEISGNIIMTHIPPYTPEMNPIEQIWKQIRQMGFGNKIFSTLKAVVDRLCDTINLLTDELVKSITLREWIYSAI; encoded by the coding sequence ATGTTTGAAGACGAAGCAAGTTTTGGAAGAATTAACAAGCCTAAGTATTGCTGGTGCAGCAATAAGTTTAGACCCTGTGTTCCCTGTCATCATATAAGGGAGTACAGGTATGTTTTTGGTGCGGTGGAGCCTTTAACGGGGGAAAGATTTTTTTTAGTTATGCAAAACTGCGATACAAACAACATGAGTGTTTTTTTAAAGGAATTATCTAAAAGCTATAATGACGATATTGTGATTCTAGTCTGTGATGGAGCAGTATGGCACAAATCAAAGAACTTAGAAATTTCGGGAAACATCATAATGACACATATACCACCATATACACCAGAAATGAACCCCATTGAACAAATTTGGAAACAAATAAGACAGATGGGGTTCGGCAATAAGATATTCAGTACATTAAAAGCTGTAGTTGACAGGCTATGCGACACTATAAATTTACTTACAGATGAACTAGTAAAAAGCATAACTCTTCGTGAATGGATTTATTCTGCTATTTAA
- a CDS encoding sensor histidine kinase — MNYTFKVADMLKFENGKYTLPDEVTADLKKQNIWAILIDNDSKKVIWQTDNLPDNIPKEYSISDIAIFSHAYIKNYPVFTSKVENNLLVLGYPKNSYWKYPVANWKYGIVKNIPKFLLMLFCLNIIFIFLIYIISNSKLLSSVNPIIKGIQNLHKDTPVHVKEKGVLSELAKSINKTSEILQNQREQLWNKDTARANWIAGVSHDIRTPLSMIMGYTSQLKTSLNLSDEMDKKLSVILKQSERIKNLINDLNLASKLEYNMQPFEQKKENLVAVVRQVVVDFLNMDIDEKFPIEWKTKNELVSCFANIDSNLIKRALANLIQNSINHNENGCIIYISVKEDEKNCIICVEDNGTGVSDKELEKLNNAPHYMVCDTNTTEQRHGLGLLIVKQIIDVHNGKVMMKHSKYGGFKVTLQIPKI, encoded by the coding sequence ATGAACTATACTTTTAAAGTAGCAGATATGTTAAAATTTGAAAATGGCAAATACACTTTGCCTGATGAAGTGACTGCTGACTTAAAAAAACAAAATATATGGGCAATCTTGATTGACAATGATTCAAAAAAAGTTATATGGCAAACAGACAATTTACCTGATAATATTCCAAAAGAATACTCAATATCTGATATTGCCATATTTTCACATGCCTATATAAAAAATTATCCTGTTTTCACTTCCAAAGTTGAAAATAATTTACTCGTGCTAGGCTATCCTAAAAATAGTTATTGGAAATACCCAGTAGCCAACTGGAAATACGGAATTGTTAAAAATATTCCAAAATTTTTACTTATGCTTTTTTGTCTAAACATAATTTTCATATTTTTAATATACATTATTTCCAACTCTAAACTTTTAAGTTCTGTAAATCCAATAATAAAAGGCATACAAAATTTGCATAAAGATACGCCTGTACATGTTAAAGAAAAAGGCGTTTTATCAGAACTTGCAAAAAGTATAAATAAAACTTCTGAAATTTTGCAAAATCAAAGGGAACAATTGTGGAATAAAGATACGGCACGAGCCAACTGGATTGCAGGAGTTTCCCACGATATTCGTACTCCACTATCAATGATAATGGGCTATACAAGCCAATTGAAAACATCTTTAAATCTATCAGATGAAATGGATAAAAAGCTTTCTGTCATTTTGAAACAAAGTGAGCGTATAAAAAATTTAATAAATGATTTGAACCTTGCTTCAAAATTAGAATACAATATGCAGCCTTTTGAGCAGAAAAAAGAAAATCTAGTAGCAGTCGTTAGGCAAGTTGTCGTTGATTTTTTGAATATGGATATCGATGAAAAATTTCCGATAGAGTGGAAGACGAAAAATGAACTTGTATCTTGCTTTGCCAATATCGACAGTAATTTGATAAAACGAGCTCTAGCTAACTTAATTCAAAATAGCATCAATCACAACGAAAATGGATGTATAATTTATATCTCGGTAAAAGAAGATGAAAAAAATTGCATAATTTGCGTTGAAGACAATGGAACAGGAGTTTCTGACAAAGAGCTGGAAAAACTCAATAATGCCCCACATTATATGGTTTGCGACACCAACACAACAGAGCAGCGGCACGGTTTAGGACTTCTCATTGTAAAACAGATTATTGATGTCCATAATGGTAAAGTTATGATGAAACATAGTAAATATGGTGGATTTAAAGTAACTTTGCAGATTCCTAAAATTTAA
- a CDS encoding SRPBCC family protein: protein MEFSFSLKIKAKKEDAWEYYANIEKWYDWEKDLKNITLKGEFKTGSYGTMELEGMPPMEYKLTLVKPFEEFWDKTETPLGDILFSHQIIDNNDGSINIKHTVILDSEDEQHLEFLSQVFSDVPQSIFILKNYLER, encoded by the coding sequence ATGGAATTTAGTTTTAGTTTAAAAATCAAAGCAAAAAAAGAAGATGCGTGGGAATACTATGCAAATATTGAAAAATGGTATGATTGGGAAAAAGACTTAAAAAATATCACATTAAAGGGTGAATTTAAAACGGGTTCATATGGAACTATGGAACTTGAAGGAATGCCCCCTATGGAATATAAGCTTACTCTTGTAAAACCTTTTGAAGAATTTTGGGATAAAACAGAAACTCCGCTTGGAGATATTCTTTTCAGTCATCAAATAATTGATAACAACGATGGAAGCATAAATATAAAACATACTGTAATTTTAGACAGTGAAGATGAACAGCATTTAGAATTTTTAAGCCAAGTTTTTTCAGATGTCCCTCAATCTATATTTATTCTAAAAAATTATTTGGAAAGATAA
- a CDS encoding response regulator transcription factor — translation MIEKYLTNKCILIVDDEQEILDMTISILADYGYKNIQTAKSVKETMKCVEEKQPDLAILDVMLPDGNGFELLEKLRKVGDYPILFLTARGEDEDKFKGFGLGADDYIVKPFLPKELLFRITAILRRTYKKESPIVNLNGCQIDFSRGEIIKDNKNIPLTAKEYELLQTLYRNAGRIVTIDTLCEAVWGENAYVYTNSLMTHIRRIREKIEINPSHPVSLITMKGLGYKLIVEGK, via the coding sequence ATGATTGAAAAATATTTGACAAATAAATGTATTTTAATTGTTGATGATGAGCAGGAAATTTTAGATATGACTATATCAATTTTAGCTGATTACGGATATAAAAATATACAGACTGCAAAAAGCGTGAAGGAAACTATGAAATGCGTTGAAGAAAAACAGCCTGATTTAGCGATACTGGATGTTATGCTTCCAGATGGAAACGGTTTTGAATTACTGGAAAAGTTAAGAAAAGTTGGTGATTATCCAATATTATTTCTTACAGCACGTGGAGAGGATGAGGATAAATTCAAAGGCTTTGGATTGGGGGCGGACGACTATATTGTAAAACCTTTTTTGCCAAAGGAGCTTTTATTTAGAATTACTGCTATTTTGCGGCGAACTTACAAAAAAGAAAGCCCAATTGTGAATTTGAATGGCTGTCAAATTGATTTTTCACGTGGAGAAATTATAAAAGATAATAAAAATATACCGTTAACTGCAAAGGAATATGAATTATTACAGACTCTTTATCGAAACGCAGGACGTATCGTAACCATTGATACATTGTGTGAAGCTGTATGGGGCGAAAATGCCTATGTTTATACAAATTCACTGATGACGCATATAAGACGCATTAGAGAAAAAATTGAAATTAATCCTTCCCATCCTGTGTCATTAATAACAATGAAAGGATTAGGCTACAAATTAATTGTGGAGGGAAAATGA
- a CDS encoding winged helix-turn-helix transcriptional regulator encodes MEIFEKFEIENIKKNNRICGINYTQKIFAGKWKITIIWFLKNEVRRYSEIKKFLSNISQGSLTKQLRELEEDGIVGRKVYPEVPPRVEYFLTEKGKKLIPVLDTMEEFGNFYVEEYIKNKSI; translated from the coding sequence ATGGAAATTTTTGAAAAATTTGAAATAGAAAATATAAAAAAGAATAATAGAATATGTGGAATAAATTATACTCAAAAAATTTTTGCAGGAAAGTGGAAAATAACAATTATCTGGTTTTTAAAAAATGAAGTCAGAAGATATAGTGAAATCAAAAAGTTTTTATCGAATATTTCTCAAGGTTCACTTACTAAACAGTTAAGGGAACTTGAAGAAGACGGTATCGTGGGAAGAAAAGTTTATCCTGAAGTTCCTCCTAGAGTTGAATATTTTTTGACAGAGAAAGGAAAAAAATTGATTCCTGTCCTCGATACAATGGAAGAATTTGGTAACTTTTATGTTGAGGAATACATAAAAAATAAAAGTATATAG
- a CDS encoding MarR family winged helix-turn-helix transcriptional regulator, giving the protein MNLTHPQFVVLVSLAYLSQNGNEVTQVMISKLSGIDVMTISQILSLLEKHNFVKRKEHSRDTRAKAVILNKKGEEILQKAVPLVEQIDENFFEKLDTDEGQFKHFLVRLNEE; this is encoded by the coding sequence ATGAACTTAACACACCCTCAATTTGTTGTTTTAGTTTCCCTTGCTTATTTATCGCAAAACGGCAACGAAGTCACACAAGTTATGATTTCAAAACTCTCAGGAATAGATGTTATGACAATATCTCAAATATTAAGTTTATTGGAAAAACATAACTTTGTAAAAAGAAAAGAACATTCAAGAGATACAAGGGCTAAAGCTGTTATTTTGAACAAAAAAGGAGAAGAAATATTACAAAAAGCCGTTCCATTAGTTGAGCAAATTGATGAAAATTTTTTCGAAAAGTTAGATACTGATGAAGGACAATTTAAACATTTTCTTGTCAGATTAAACGAAGAATAA
- a CDS encoding RluA family pseudouridine synthase: MKKFRIEKEHQRMKISQYLREVQNYSGRSLRNVEVFLNGKQVRLTKKLPSHGNLKVVEKKKGTDIKPIKLPLDIVFEDENILVVNKEPFLLTHPTQKKVDFTLANGIVNHFLEKYGEVRVPRFYNRLDMNTSGLIIIAKNSFTQAFLQNFSIFEKKYLAIVNGIIDDEEICRIKDELTKDGENHKIQDFEKENLKTEVEKVNFGKMKKYDEIEKIENNSNFNSKNTKDNLNLKNKNDFNNEILEKNGINKIVIERRIFRDGDNLERIIDERGQYAKTAVKVLKTYPEKNATLVECELFTGRTHQIRVHLKSIGHTIVGDELYGNGLNKELGVNRQFLHAYKVKFTHPATKKEVELEIPMFTDMKEFLEK, from the coding sequence GTGAAAAAATTTAGAATTGAAAAGGAACATCAGAGGATGAAAATCTCGCAGTATTTGCGGGAAGTGCAGAATTATTCGGGGAGAAGTTTGAGAAATGTGGAAGTTTTTTTGAATGGGAAACAAGTTAGGCTTACGAAAAAATTGCCGTCGCATGGAAATTTGAAGGTTGTGGAGAAGAAGAAAGGGACTGATATTAAGCCGATTAAATTGCCGCTTGATATTGTGTTTGAAGATGAAAATATTTTGGTTGTGAATAAGGAGCCATTTTTGTTAACACATCCGACACAGAAAAAGGTTGATTTTACTTTGGCAAATGGGATTGTGAATCATTTTTTGGAAAAATATGGCGAAGTGAGAGTGCCACGATTTTATAATAGGCTTGATATGAATACATCTGGATTGATTATTATTGCGAAAAACAGTTTTACACAGGCATTTTTGCAAAATTTTTCGATTTTTGAGAAAAAATATTTGGCGATTGTGAATGGAATTATTGATGATGAGGAAATTTGTAGAATTAAAGATGAATTGACAAAAGATGGAGAAAATCATAAAATTCAGGATTTTGAGAAAGAAAATTTGAAAACTGAAGTTGAAAAAGTTAATTTTGGAAAAATGAAAAAGTATGATGAAATTGAGAAAATTGAAAATAATTCAAATTTTAACAGCAAAAATACAAAAGATAATTTAAATTTGAAAAATAAAAATGATTTTAATAATGAAATTTTGGAAAAAAATGGGATAAATAAAATAGTTATTGAAAGACGAATTTTTCGGGATGGAGATAATTTGGAAAGAATAATTGATGAGCGGGGGCAATACGCAAAAACGGCTGTAAAAGTCTTAAAAACTTATCCTGAAAAAAATGCAACATTGGTAGAATGTGAACTTTTTACAGGGAGAACACATCAAATTCGAGTTCACCTGAAATCCATTGGACACACAATCGTAGGAGACGAACTTTATGGAAATGGTTTAAACAAAGAACTTGGAGTAAACAGACAATTTTTGCACGCCTACAAGGTAAAATTTACACATCCTGCAACAAAAAAGGAAGTTGAACTGGAAATACCAATGTTTACAGATATGAAAGAATTTTTGGAAAAATAG
- a CDS encoding RNA-binding domain-containing protein: MITNQDYLKNLVRELTKLPYETEWVEFKVNNIEPQMIGEYISALSNSATLFGRTKGYLIWGIEDKKHEIVGTDFDYRNAKKGNEELESWLTRMLAPRLNIKFHEIFYDKLKVVVLEIPNAEREPTKFSSEEYIRIGSNKKNLKGYPEKERRLWQLFDNTPFELHYAKENIKKEKIFEFLNYIGYYNLLNQPIPKNEEKIIEDFINEKFIVKNEIGNYNISNLGALLISKDFKKFDKLSKKNVRVIWYKKNNRLETIREQVFSGGYAVDYENIINYILTIIPQEEVIVDSIRKSFLAYPEIAIRELVANILIHQALDQTGTSPMIELFENRIEFSNLGAPLVPVDRIVDTVPISRNENIAGFMHKCGICEERGSGYDKVIDATNKNILLAPKIENQDNNFTKVTLYSKVPFELIKKEDKIRTCYMLSCLKYVSEGAISNSDVREVFGFSEKDKAKATRIIKDTLNAGLIKIVDKNTAPRYVKYIPFWG; the protein is encoded by the coding sequence ATGATTACAAATCAAGATTATTTGAAAAATCTGGTAAGAGAATTAACAAAATTACCTTATGAAACTGAATGGGTTGAATTTAAAGTGAATAATATTGAGCCTCAAATGATAGGAGAGTATATTTCAGCATTAAGTAATTCTGCGACTTTATTTGGAAGAACGAAAGGTTATCTTATTTGGGGAATAGAAGATAAAAAACATGAAATAGTGGGAACTGATTTTGATTACAGAAATGCAAAAAAAGGGAATGAAGAATTAGAATCGTGGCTAACTAGAATGTTGGCACCAAGATTAAATATAAAATTTCATGAAATATTTTATGATAAATTAAAAGTAGTTGTATTGGAAATTCCTAATGCAGAACGGGAACCAACTAAATTTTCTTCAGAGGAGTATATAAGAATAGGTAGCAATAAGAAAAATTTAAAGGGATATCCTGAAAAAGAAAGAAGATTATGGCAATTATTTGATAATACACCTTTTGAATTACATTATGCAAAAGAAAACATAAAAAAAGAAAAAATATTTGAATTTTTAAATTATATAGGTTATTATAATTTATTGAATCAGCCAATACCTAAAAATGAAGAAAAAATAATTGAAGATTTTATTAATGAAAAATTTATTGTAAAAAATGAAATTGGAAATTATAATATTAGTAATTTAGGAGCTTTATTAATTTCAAAAGATTTTAAAAAATTTGATAAATTATCTAAAAAAAATGTGAGAGTGATTTGGTATAAAAAAAATAATCGATTGGAAACAATAAGAGAACAGGTGTTTTCTGGAGGATATGCAGTAGATTATGAAAATATAATAAACTATATACTAACAATTATTCCACAGGAAGAAGTAATTGTCGATTCAATAAGAAAATCATTTTTAGCATATCCTGAAATTGCTATTAGAGAATTAGTTGCTAATATTTTGATTCATCAGGCTTTAGATCAGACAGGAACAAGTCCTATGATAGAGTTATTTGAAAATAGAATAGAATTTTCTAATTTAGGAGCTCCATTAGTCCCTGTTGATAGGATAGTTGATACTGTTCCAATCTCAAGAAATGAAAATATAGCTGGATTTATGCATAAATGTGGAATATGTGAAGAAAGAGGAAGTGGATATGATAAAGTTATAGATGCCACGAATAAAAATATACTACTTGCACCTAAAATAGAAAATCAAGATAATAATTTTACAAAAGTAACATTGTATTCAAAAGTTCCTTTTGAATTAATAAAAAAAGAAGATAAAATACGAACTTGTTATATGTTGTCGTGTTTAAAATATGTAAGTGAAGGAGCTATTTCAAATTCTGATGTCAGAGAAGTTTTTGGATTTTCTGAAAAAGATAAAGCAAAGGCAACAAGAATAATAAAAGATACATTAAATGCAGGATTAATAAAAATAGTTGATAAAAATACAGCACCCCGATATGTGAAATATATTCCATTTTGGGGATAG
- a CDS encoding HRDC domain-containing protein, whose translation MLKIVTLPFNERTEEFEQGKLERILGNVQIVKYQAELVKIEGKYYWTAFVEYEKVENIDKNLEKNNFLQNGRDIDIKEVNKNHEEYLSEEEAELYKILKEWRAGEAQILGYPPYIVASNQLLVDIIKANPTNVEELSQIRGMGKRKVRDYGEELLLILENFYDMKS comes from the coding sequence GTGTTAAAAATTGTGACTCTGCCATTTAATGAGAGGACAGAAGAATTTGAGCAAGGGAAGCTGGAAAGGATATTAGGAAATGTCCAGATTGTGAAGTATCAGGCTGAGCTAGTGAAAATTGAGGGGAAATATTACTGGACAGCTTTTGTTGAATATGAAAAGGTGGAGAATATAGATAAAAATTTAGAGAAAAATAATTTTTTGCAAAATGGAAGAGATATAGATATTAAAGAGGTTAACAAAAATCATGAAGAATATCTATCAGAGGAAGAAGCTGAACTGTATAAGATTTTGAAAGAATGGAGAGCTGGAGAAGCACAAATACTGGGCTATCCACCTTACATCGTCGCTTCAAATCAGCTTTTAGTAGACATAATAAAGGCAAACCCTACAAATGTTGAAGAACTTTCGCAAATAAGAGGAATGGGGAAACGGAAAGTTAGAGATTATGGAGAAGAGCTTTTGCTGATTTTGGAAAATTTTTATGATATGAAAAGTTGA